From a single Camarhynchus parvulus chromosome 6, STF_HiC, whole genome shotgun sequence genomic region:
- the DKK1 gene encoding dickkopf-related protein 1 yields the protein MRGLVALLAALSCAAPAGRAAAPGGALSSNAIKGPPPGGAAETSAAPAPPFDGSNKAPPAATRQPFPCAEDEECGPEEFCGGAARGGGAPLCLGCRRRRKRCLRDAMCCPGMSCSNGLCTPLEPPHGAAELDETGTEALPRRTPAPAWLPTAKGEEGDFCLRSSDCAAGLCCARHFWSKICKPVLREGQVCTRHRRKGSHGLEIFQRCQCAEGLACRGQREHGPADASRLHTCQRH from the exons ATGCGGGGGCTGGTGGCGCTGCTGGCGGCGCTGAGCtgcgcggccccggcggggcgggcggcggcgcccggGGGTGCCCTCAGCTCCAACGCCATCAAGGGACCCCCCCCGGGAGGGGCGGCAGAGACCAGCGCCGCCCCCGCACCCCCGTTCGACGGCAGCAATAAGGCCCCGCCGGCCGCCACCCGACAG CCTTTCCCGTGCGCCGAGGACGAGGAGTGCGGCCCCGAGGAGTTCTGCGGGGGCGCGGCCCGCGGCGGGGGGGCCCCGCTGTGCCTGGGCTGCCGGCGGCGCCGCAAGCGCTGCCTGCGCGATGCCATGTGCTGCCCCGGCATGAGCTGCAGCAACG GGCTCTGCACGCCCCTGGAGCCGCCGCACGGAGCGGCCGAGCTGGACGAGACGGGCACCGAGGCGCTGCCCCGACGGACGCCCGCTCCCGCCTGGCTCCCCACGGCCAAAG GCGAGGAGGGCGACTTCTGCCTGCGCTCGTCGGACTGCGCGGCCGGGCTGTGCTGCGCCCGCCACTTCTGGTCCAAGATCTGCAAGCCGGTGCTGCGGGAGGGCCAGGTGTGCACCCGGCACCGGCGGAAAGGCTCGCACGGCCTCGAGATCTTCCAGCGCTGCCAGTGCGCCGAGGGGCTGGCGTGCCGCGGGCAGCGGGAGCACGGGCCCGCCGACGCCTCCCGCCTGCACACCTGCCAGCGCCACTGA